Below is a window of Thermodesulfomicrobium sp. WS DNA.
TGGTCTTCCAATTTGGGCCAAAGCACCCCGGGGGTGTCGTAGAGGGTGGTTTCCTCGTCCAAGTGAATACGCTTGGGGGCGCGGGTGATGGCGGCCTTGTCCGCGGCCAAAGAGACCTTGCGGCCGGCCAGGGAGTTGAGAAGCGTCGATTTGCCCACATTGGGGATGCCAGCGATGAGGAGCACGAGGGGGCGCAGGCGGAAATTGCGCGGCGGCACAAGGGCGCGAGCCGCCTGCAGCACCCGGCGGCTGACTTTCGCGTCTGTGGCCACGAGGGGAAGGACCTCCAGGTCGTGCGCCTTCCAATGGGTCACCCATGCCTGGGTCACTTCTGGATCCGCCAAATCGCTTTTATTGAGCACGACCACGCAGGGCTTGGGGCCGCGAAGCTGGTGGAGCAGAGGGTTGCGGCTTGCTTGAGGCAGGCGGGCATCGAGGACTTCGATGACGGCATCCGCCTTGGGGAGCAGTTCCGCCAGCTGCCGGCGGGTGCGGTGCATGTGTCCTGGGAACCATTGAATGGACTGCATAGAACCTCAAAAACAGCGTGCGCCCCAAAGAGGCGCACGTCAGGAGCATTTGGGGAAAAAAACCGGTTAGTGCGCGGCACCTAGGTCCGTTTGCACCTGCTGCACGAGCTCTTTGGCCCGCAGCAATTTTTCCTGCTGATCCGGGGTGAACATCTGCTCGGACATGTACTGGGTTTTCTGCGCCATTTCCTGAAGGATGGAAGAGAGCAAGGCCGCCCGGGTCTTGGTGGGCAGGGTTTCCAGATCCGCCACTTTGGTTTCGAGGATGCCCATCTTGGTGTCCAGGCGGGTTACGTGTCCTTTGATGGCGGCCAGGTCGTGGAGCTCGTCCGTGAGGCGTTGGACGCCGGCATGGAGGTGGAAGTAGGCAGCGGCCAAGAGCACAATGAAGGTCAGGGACGCCAAGAGCGCTGCCTTGCTCCAGGGAAATCCTGTCTCGGGCTGCGGGGCTGGGCCGACCTCGGGCGAAGGCGCTTCCTCTTGGGACACGCGTTCCCTCTGCGGGGCAGATGCGGCCAAGATGGCGTCCACTTCGGGGTCGGAAAGCCGCTTTGGTGATAGGTGCTGCGCGAGCCTGGCGAAGTCTTCTTCCTGCGGGGCATCCGGCCGCGCCACCGCGAGGATCACCCGCCGGGGGCGTTCTTCCCCATCGTCCAGTTGGAGTTTTTCCGCAAGGTTCATTGACTCACCCTCCTTGATATGGCCCGCGTGTAGCAGCTTTTTGCGCGAAAGGCCAGTTTGCGCCTTCGGCTATCCCAAGGCAGAGATGCCTACGGCGCGCTTGATGCGCATAAGAAACGGGGCGCTGATTTCCCGCGCCTTGGCGGCGCCTTTTTGAAGAATTGCTTCAATGTGCTCAGGATGCCGCATCAATTCCTCGTAGCGTTGGCGCGGCTCCCGAAGTTCTGCATCAATGAGCTCAAAGAGTTCCTGTTTGACGGTTCCCCAGGCGATACCTTCGTGGAACCGGCGACGCATGTCTTCGGTCTGTTCTGGGGTGGCAAATGCCCGGTACATTTCAAAGATGGGACAATTGGGATCTTTGGGCTCGTCCGGTCCCTGGGAATTGGTCACCATGCGCATGATCATCTTGCGCAGGGTCTTTTGCGGGACAAAAAGAGGAATGTAATTGTTGTAGCTTTTGCTCATTTTGCGGCCATCGAGGCCCACCAGCACCGCTACCGATTCATCCACGCGCGCTTCCGGAAGTACGAAGTGCTCACCATAGTGGTGGTTGAAGCGCTGGGCGATATCCCGTGTCATTTCCAAATGTTGTACCTGATCCTTGCCCACAGGGACGACATGCGCGTTGAACATCAGGATATCTGCAGCCATGAGGATGGGATAGCAGTAGAGCCCCATGGTGATGCCGGCGTCGGGATCGGCGCTGCGCTCTTCCTCATTGGCCTGGACTGCGGCCTTGTAGGCGTGGGCCCGGTTCATGAGCCCTTTGGCGGTCATGCAGGTGAGGATCCAGGTGAGTTGCGGAATCTCCGGGATGTCGGATTGGCGGTAGAAGGTGGTCACTTCCGGGTCGAGGCCCAGGGCGAGCCAGCTGGCCGCAACCTCGAGGGTGGACTGGTGGATCTGCTTGGGATCATGGCATTTGATGAGGGCGTGCAGGTCCGCCAGGAAGAGAAACGAGCGGGTGTTGGGGTCGCGGCTTTCCGCGATGGCAGGGCGGATGGCGCCCACGTAGTTCCCCAAATGGGGCGTGCCTGTGGTGGTGATGCCGGTGAGTACGGTTTTCATGGAGTGTTTTCCTTATGCCAACAAGAGTGCCTGCGCCAGGC
It encodes the following:
- the ylqF gene encoding ribosome biogenesis GTPase YlqF; translation: MQSIQWFPGHMHRTRRQLAELLPKADAVIEVLDARLPQASRNPLLHQLRGPKPCVVVLNKSDLADPEVTQAWVTHWKAHDLEVLPLVATDAKVSRRVLQAARALVPPRNFRLRPLVLLIAGIPNVGKSTLLNSLAGRKVSLAADKAAITRAPKRIHLDEETTLYDTPGVLWPKLEDQHDALLLAASGAIRETALDLWTVAVGAAALLHQYYPERLRARYGIAGDGPPEEFLWNVGKRRGCLRAGGVVDAEKAAQVLLGDLRSGKLGRISLQKPPA
- the trpS gene encoding tryptophan--tRNA ligase, which gives rise to MKTVLTGITTTGTPHLGNYVGAIRPAIAESRDPNTRSFLFLADLHALIKCHDPKQIHQSTLEVAASWLALGLDPEVTTFYRQSDIPEIPQLTWILTCMTAKGLMNRAHAYKAAVQANEEERSADPDAGITMGLYCYPILMAADILMFNAHVVPVGKDQVQHLEMTRDIAQRFNHHYGEHFVLPEARVDESVAVLVGLDGRKMSKSYNNYIPLFVPQKTLRKMIMRMVTNSQGPDEPKDPNCPIFEMYRAFATPEQTEDMRRRFHEGIAWGTVKQELFELIDAELREPRQRYEELMRHPEHIEAILQKGAAKAREISAPFLMRIKRAVGISALG